The stretch of DNA AAACAGGGGAAAATTGCGCGTGAAGACCAGAAAAACAGTTAAAATTGTGCCTTATGGATTGATCAGTGCAAAAAAATATCATTCTTATCCTTGCATCCTCCGTGAAACTTCCGCACTTTCATAATTTTGCAATTTGCTCATGAGATAACTTTTCTAGCCTTCTTCTTTCTTGAGGGCTGAGCTTTGGAAAGGCTTTTTTCAAAACCGATTCTAGATAAAATTCTTCAAAGATGCTTTCATCTAATACATATGTAGTGCGCTTATTATAAAGATAGCCCGCCCCAAACCCTATTGATAGGATAAATAAGTGGGATATAACGAGCGTCAATATATTCCTTTTAAAGTTTGAGCTTTTAACTTGTTTAAGTTGCCTGTCAGCATGAGCAATCGATTGATTCAGGCGGCTCACAGCTTCTTGTGGAATCGTTTCTATACGATCTAAAAACTCAGCCGCAACTCTCTGTGCCATTTCTTGTGACGCATTCTTAATTTCTGAGGCAATTATATTGCCTGTTTGCGAGGACATTTCCTTAAAAACATCAAAATGTGCTATAAACCTCTTTGTGATTTCATGAAGACGTTCGACGCTTGGACCTATTTTCTTAATTTCATCCTGAATTTCATCTCGTACTTGGATATATCTCTGAACATCATTTTCCATTTTCACCTCTTAGGAGTGTTTGTTTAAAACTATGCTCGCTACCAAATTTAAAGCGATTTTCTAATTCTAAAGGGTTAACGCGCTCAAAAGCTTTAGATACAGATGGAAGATTTTGATAAGGTGTTTTTATGCGAGAGATTGGGAAATTTCCAGGGAATTTCACATATGCTTCCAAATCCTTAAGGGCAGCAATTTCTGTGGGAAGAACGAGAGGAGTTGTACGTCTGAGTTGAGATAAGGATATGCCGTCTCGCATGGTGTTAGCGCCATAGGAGAGATTTTCAACTTGCTCGGTGGTCTCCGTCTCACCCAACACTCTTGAGATCCAGCTTGTAGTATTTGGATCCGTGTTTCTAAAAAATACTTTCGTATTAAATAAATCTAAAATGCTTTGGGATGTGTTCTGTCCATAAGTGCTCACCAGTTGCGAAAAACTCTGAACACCAGCAATAAGGCATCCTCCATACTTTCTGCTTTCTGCCATAGCTGTGTGGAGTGAGGGAAGTTTTTGCAGGACAGGTAACTCGTCTATAATAAACCAAATGCGTCGTTCACTATCTTCTGGTAGTGTCATAAGAGCATTTATGGCTGTATCCAACCAACAACTTAAAAGTGGGCGTAAGGTTTCACGTGTGTCAGGAGTTGCACTTAAAAATAGCCACTGTGGATCCATCTCAAGCGATGTATCCGTTATCCATTTTCTAACAGAGAATGCCCCTTCTTTTTTAAGGTATTTGAAGCATTGCAGATGATTTGCGAGCGTTGCTCGAATAGAAAGGGTCATTTTCTCGCCATCTTGATGGGTATAGGTTGCGGCTTCTGTTCCTTCGAAGAATTTGCTAAATGTTTCCATATTAGAGCGAACAAGTATGTGGTAGAGCAGTTGTGTGTCTTGCGTATGCCTCAGTTTTCGAAGTGCTGAAGAGAGAAGGGCTTTGCTTGCATTTTCCCAAAATTTATCAATGTGTGTAGATTGTGGAACAATAGCTGCTGCAAGTGTATCAAAATGAGCCTCACATAAACATTCGGCCCAGGGTGACCAACTCTTTGATCTTGAATCAAGGGGGTTTAAAAGAACGTCTTTGTTTTCTCTATAAAATTTTGAGATGAAATTACCAGTTAAATCTACAATTATGGCACGATCTTGCCTTTTTCGGATCTGTGGGAGCAAGGCATTAAGACAGTTCGTCTTCCCAGATCCTGTGGTGCCAGTGATTAAAATATGAGAGGTTTCTTTGCCCTTGATTAGGGGAAGTTTTCCAAAATTTAGGTCTGAGGCCAGGCCTCTTTTTTTAATAAGACTTTTTAGTTTTTTTGGAGAGACAATTTGAGCCCCCCTCTCGAACTTTTTTTTGGATTTCGTATAGCCTCTGAGTATAAAGAATCCAATAATTAGTAGAAGAGAAACGAGGCCACTCCATAAACCAGTTAGGAAGCATCTCAGGAATAGTGCCTCTATGTTAGATGTGCGGTTAAATCTATTAGAACTATTTTGGTCAAAAAATGAATCTATGATCCAAGCGTATAAAGTATCAAAAGAGACTTGTTGATAAACTTGAAAGGCAAAGGCACAAATCCCCACTAAGCTCGATAGTAGGATAGTAATCAAGCAAACTTGCTTAATCATACGGTATTTATGCAGGGCAAGTTGTCCTCCACGGGTGAACAAATTTAACATCTATTCCCTAGATCCGAGATAGAGAAACAAAAAAGCTCTGAGTACGAGGAAATAGCTGGAAAAGGAGAGAAAAAGGGTTACACTCTTTAGGTGAAAACGTAACCCCTTCTTAAGAAATATTATTATGAAGCTAGCATCATTTTC from Alphaproteobacteria bacterium encodes:
- the tadA gene encoding Flp pilus assembly complex ATPase component TadA, which gives rise to MLNLFTRGGQLALHKYRMIKQVCLITILLSSLVGICAFAFQVYQQVSFDTLYAWIIDSFFDQNSSNRFNRTSNIEALFLRCFLTGLWSGLVSLLLIIGFFILRGYTKSKKKFERGAQIVSPKKLKSLIKKRGLASDLNFGKLPLIKGKETSHILITGTTGSGKTNCLNALLPQIRKRQDRAIIVDLTGNFISKFYRENKDVLLNPLDSRSKSWSPWAECLCEAHFDTLAAAIVPQSTHIDKFWENASKALLSSALRKLRHTQDTQLLYHILVRSNMETFSKFFEGTEAATYTHQDGEKMTLSIRATLANHLQCFKYLKKEGAFSVRKWITDTSLEMDPQWLFLSATPDTRETLRPLLSCWLDTAINALMTLPEDSERRIWFIIDELPVLQKLPSLHTAMAESRKYGGCLIAGVQSFSQLVSTYGQNTSQSILDLFNTKVFFRNTDPNTTSWISRVLGETETTEQVENLSYGANTMRDGISLSQLRRTTPLVLPTEIAALKDLEAYVKFPGNFPISRIKTPYQNLPSVSKAFERVNPLELENRFKFGSEHSFKQTLLRGENGK